In Pseudophryne corroboree isolate aPseCor3 chromosome 7, aPseCor3.hap2, whole genome shotgun sequence, a single window of DNA contains:
- the LOC134945551 gene encoding farnesyl pyrophosphate synthase-like isoform X3, whose protein sequence is MDKSETRRGKTCWYKKEGIGLDAINDSFLLESCVYRLLRKHCRGQPYYLNLLELFLEISYQTELGQTLDLIFSQLGKVDLAQYTETRYKSIAKYKTTFFCFHLPIAAAMFMAGIDQEEDHRNAKTILLEMGEVYQVQNDYLDCYGDPSITGKIGTDIQEKKCTWLVLEALKRVTPEQRKILEENYGHDDVDKVQKVKQLYEDLGLPALYRQYEEESYQRLQILISQHANGLPKEIFLGLARKIYKRQK, encoded by the exons ATGGATAAGTCTGAGACCCGTCGTGGGAAGACTTGCTGGTACAAGAAG GAGGGCATTGGACTTGACGCTATCAATGACTCGTTCCTGCTTGAATCATGTGTATATCGGCTCCTGAGGAAACACTGCCGAGGACAGCCCTATTACCTGAACCTGCTGGAACTGTTTCTGGAG ATCTCCTACCAGACTGAGCTGGGGCAGACACTAGATCTAATCTTCTCTCAGCTAGGGAAGGTGGATCTAGCCCAGTACACAGAGACCAG gtataaatccatTGCAAAATACAAGACAACTTTCTTTTGCTTCCACCTGCCCATCGCTGCTGCCATGTTTATG GCTGGAATAGACCAGGAGGAAGATCACAGAAATGCCAAAACAATCCTGCTGGAAATGGGGGAGGTATACCAGGTGCAG AATGACTACCTGGACtgttacggagaccccagcataaCAGGGAAGATCGGAACTGACATCCAGGAAAAGAAGTGTACGTGGCTGGTGTTAGAGGCACTAAAGAGGGTGACCCCTGAGCAAAGGAAAATCCTAGAG GAGAACTATGGCCATGATGATGTGGACAAGGTGCAGAAGGTAAAGCAGCTGTATGAGGATCTAGGTCTGCCTGCTTTGTACAGACAATATGAGGAGGAGAGTTACCAGAGACTGCAGATTCTCATCTCCCAGCATGCAAATGGGCTGCCAAAGGAGATCTTCCTGGGCCTGGCACGCAAGATTTACAAGAGACAGAAATAA